CCGCGCTCGTCGCGACGCCGGCCGGCTCCGAAGCGCTCGGCGAGCCGTTCGAGACGGCTTGCGCGTTCACCGAGGAACTCGTGCTGCTGACGCCGCGCGGCCATCCGCGCGTGCGCACGCCGCGCGACGTGCTGCTGCCGACGCTCGTCGCGTTCGAGCGCGGCTGCGCGTACCGCGGCTGCGTCGAGCGCTGGTACGCGGCGGCTGGGATCAAGCCCGAGCGCGTGCTCGAACTCGGCTCGTACCATGCGATCGTCGCGTGCGTCGCGGCGGGCGCGGGCGTCGCGGTCGCGCCGCGCTCGGTGCTCGCCGTCCAGCGCGAGCCGGACAGCCTCGGCGTGCATCCGATCGACGACATGCCGCCGATCGACACGATGCTCGTCTGGCGTCAAGGACATTTCTCGGCGGCGCTCGCCGCGCTGCGCGATGCATTGCGCGATGCCGCCGCGGCGGCGAACGCAACCGACGTCGCGGCGCACGAAGCGGCGAAGGTCGCGCGCCGGCGCGCGCGGCGCGGGACGGCGCGCGAGACGCTGTCCGCGTGACGCGGGATATGCGCGGATGCATCGTTCGCGTCGCGATCGTCGCGCCGCGACGTGACGCATGCGAGACGT
Above is a window of Burkholderia thailandensis E264 DNA encoding:
- a CDS encoding LysR substrate-binding domain-containing protein, which produces MDLAALAIFRAVVRENGVTRAAAKLNRVQSNVTTRIKQLEEQLGAPLFVRDGRRLVLTPAGETLLPYAERLLALADEARHAVTENRPHGRLRLGAMESTAASRLPAFLARYHQAWPDVTLELVTGTTGKLIGLVRDFELDAALVATPAGSEALGEPFETACAFTEELVLLTPRGHPRVRTPRDVLLPTLVAFERGCAYRGCVERWYAAAGIKPERVLELGSYHAIVACVAAGAGVAVAPRSVLAVQREPDSLGVHPIDDMPPIDTMLVWRQGHFSAALAALRDALRDAAAAANATDVAAHEAAKVARRRARRGTARETLSA